From one Lycium barbarum isolate Lr01 chromosome 6, ASM1917538v2, whole genome shotgun sequence genomic stretch:
- the LOC132643631 gene encoding probable magnesium transporter NIPA3 isoform X2 yields MVFSKDNMTGIILALLSSVFIGASFIIKKKGLRRAAMVSGVRAGVGGYAYLVEPLWWIGMITMIVGEIANFVAYAFAPAVLVTPLGALSIIVSAVLAHIILKEKLHPLGILGCVLCIAGSVVIVIHAPQEHPISSVKEVWYMATQKEFLLYMGSVIVLVFILVFYFAPQCGHSNVLVFTGICSLMGSLSVMSVKALGTSLKLTVEGKNQLIYPETWCFMFVVAVCVVTQMNYLNKDWDGQNVWSIISGICGFIVVLSGTILLHVTKDVERSSSFRGNYTPSSPTLSTRLCNSNGESHKHEEEDESCSEEADSRRQVYYGP; encoded by the exons ATGGTTTTCTCTAAAGATAATATGACTGGTATTATTTTGGCTTTGCTTTCAAGTGTGTTTATAGGGGCAAGTTTTATTATCAAGAAAAAAGGACTTAGAAGAGCTGCCATGGTCTCTGGTGTTAGAGCTG GTGTTGGTGGGTATGCCTATTTAGTGGAGCCACTTTGGTGGATTGGAATGATCACAA TGATAGTCGGAGAGATTGCAAATTTTGTGGCATATGCGTTTGCTCCGGCGGTTCTTGTCACCCCTCTGGGTGCATTGAGTATAATTGTCAG TGCTGTACTGGCTCATATTATTTTGAAGGAAAAGTTGCATCCGCTTGGAATTTTGGGTTGTGTGCTGTGTATTGCTGGTTCTGTCGTGATAGTTATCCACGCACCACAGGAGCATCCTATCTCTTCTGTCAAAGAAGTATGGTACATGGCAACCCAGAAAG AGTTTTTGCTCTACATGGGATCGGTGATTGTCTTAGTTTTTATTCTTGTCTTCTACTTTGCTCCTCAATGTGGACACTCAAATGTCCTTGTTTTCACCGGAATCTGCTCATTGATGGGTTCTCTCTCG GTTATGAGTGTTAAAGCCCTTGGTACTTCACTAAAGTTAACTGTTGAGGGAAAAAACCAGCTGATCTATCCTGAAACCTGGTGTTTTATGTTTGTTGTGGCAGTTTGTGTCGTTACACAAATGAACTATCTCAATAAG GATTGGGATGGACAGAATGTTTGGAGCATTATATCAGGAATATGCGGTTTCATTGTTGTGCTCTCTGGAACCATCTTGTTGCATGTTACCAAAGATGTGGAAAGAAGTTCATCTTTCAGAG GTAATTACACACCTTCATCCCCTACGTTATCAACACGACTATGTAATTCAAACGGGGAATCACATAAGCATGAAGAGGAAGACGAATCATGTTCTGAGGAAGCTGATTCTAGAAGACAGGTTTATTATGGGCCGTGA
- the LOC132643633 gene encoding mitochondrial fission 1 protein A-like, producing the protein MDAKIGNFFESVGNFFTGGDQIPWCDSDIVKGCEREVAEVEKGSSDELKSECIMRLSWALVHSKRPEDVQRGIAMLEASLGGSNSPLQMREKMYLLAVGYYRSGDYARSRQLVERCLEIAPDWRQASTLKKSIEDKITKDGVIGIGIAATAVTAVGLLAGGIAAALSRKK; encoded by the exons ATGGATGCGAAGATCGGAAACTTCTTCGAATCGGTCGGTAATTTTTTCACGGGTGGAGATCAGATTCCTTGGTGCGATTCTGATATTGTCAAA GGATGTGAACGTGAAGTTGCTGAGGTGGAAAAAGGTTCCTCTGATGAACTGAAAAGTGAATGCATCATGCGTCTTTCATGGGCTCTTGTTCACTCAAAACGTCCAGAAGACGTACAACGTGGAATTGCAATGCTTGAAG CTTCTCTGGGTGGCAGTAACAGTCCCCTCCAAATGAGGGAAAAGATGTATCTTCTAGCAGTTGGCTACTACAGAAGTGGGGACTATGCAAGAAGCAGGCAGCTTGTTGAGCGTTGTTTGGAG ATTGCGCCGGATTGGAGACAGGCCTCGACCCTCAAGAAATCTATTGAAGATAAAATTACTAAAG ATGGAGTAATTGGTATTGGCATTGCTGCAACTGCCGTTACTGCTGTTGGACTCCTAGCTGGTGGAATTGCAGCTGCTTTGTCTCGCAAGAAATGA
- the LOC132643631 gene encoding probable magnesium transporter NIPA6 isoform X1 produces MVFSKDNMTGIILALLSSVFIGASFIIKKKGLRRAAMVSGVRAGVGGYAYLVEPLWWIGMITMIVGEIANFVAYAFAPAVLVTPLGALSIIVSAVLAHIILKEKLHPLGILGCVLCIAGSVVIVIHAPQEHPISSVKEVWYMATQKEFLLYMGSVIVLVFILVFYFAPQCGHSNVLVFTGICSLMGSLSVMSVKALGTSLKLTVEGKNQLIYPETWCFMFVVAVCVVTQMNYLNKALDTFNTAVVSPIYYVMFTTLTIVASVIMFKDWDGQNVWSIISGICGFIVVLSGTILLHVTKDVERSSSFRGNYTPSSPTLSTRLCNSNGESHKHEEEDESCSEEADSRRQVYYGP; encoded by the exons ATGGTTTTCTCTAAAGATAATATGACTGGTATTATTTTGGCTTTGCTTTCAAGTGTGTTTATAGGGGCAAGTTTTATTATCAAGAAAAAAGGACTTAGAAGAGCTGCCATGGTCTCTGGTGTTAGAGCTG GTGTTGGTGGGTATGCCTATTTAGTGGAGCCACTTTGGTGGATTGGAATGATCACAA TGATAGTCGGAGAGATTGCAAATTTTGTGGCATATGCGTTTGCTCCGGCGGTTCTTGTCACCCCTCTGGGTGCATTGAGTATAATTGTCAG TGCTGTACTGGCTCATATTATTTTGAAGGAAAAGTTGCATCCGCTTGGAATTTTGGGTTGTGTGCTGTGTATTGCTGGTTCTGTCGTGATAGTTATCCACGCACCACAGGAGCATCCTATCTCTTCTGTCAAAGAAGTATGGTACATGGCAACCCAGAAAG AGTTTTTGCTCTACATGGGATCGGTGATTGTCTTAGTTTTTATTCTTGTCTTCTACTTTGCTCCTCAATGTGGACACTCAAATGTCCTTGTTTTCACCGGAATCTGCTCATTGATGGGTTCTCTCTCG GTTATGAGTGTTAAAGCCCTTGGTACTTCACTAAAGTTAACTGTTGAGGGAAAAAACCAGCTGATCTATCCTGAAACCTGGTGTTTTATGTTTGTTGTGGCAGTTTGTGTCGTTACACAAATGAACTATCTCAATAAG GCCCTTGATACCTTCAACACTGCCGTTGTCTCTCCTATATACTATGTTATGTTCACAACACTAACAATCGTTGCCAGTGTCATCATGTTTAAG GATTGGGATGGACAGAATGTTTGGAGCATTATATCAGGAATATGCGGTTTCATTGTTGTGCTCTCTGGAACCATCTTGTTGCATGTTACCAAAGATGTGGAAAGAAGTTCATCTTTCAGAG GTAATTACACACCTTCATCCCCTACGTTATCAACACGACTATGTAATTCAAACGGGGAATCACATAAGCATGAAGAGGAAGACGAATCATGTTCTGAGGAAGCTGATTCTAGAAGACAGGTTTATTATGGGCCGTGA